A single genomic interval of Streptomyces graminofaciens harbors:
- a CDS encoding TetR/AcrR family transcriptional regulator, which yields MTAPKKPAPVGAAPARRRELLDTAAEVFAEQGYNATTVRKIADHAGMLAGSLYYHFDSKESMLEEILRTFLDELWEGYDTVLDAQLGPRETLRALVTESFREIDRHRAAVAIYQKESKQLVAQERFGFLVESQRRFEKAWLSTLERGVAARVFRADLDMRLTYRFVRDTVWVAASWYRPGGQHSPEEIARQYLSMVLDGIAVRE from the coding sequence GTGACCGCCCCGAAGAAGCCCGCGCCCGTGGGGGCCGCCCCGGCCCGGCGTCGTGAACTCCTCGACACCGCCGCCGAGGTCTTCGCCGAGCAGGGCTACAACGCCACCACCGTGCGCAAGATCGCGGACCACGCGGGCATGCTCGCCGGCAGCCTCTACTACCACTTCGACTCCAAGGAATCGATGCTGGAGGAGATCCTGCGGACCTTCCTCGACGAGCTCTGGGAGGGCTACGACACCGTCCTCGACGCCCAACTGGGCCCCCGGGAGACTTTGCGGGCCCTGGTCACCGAGTCGTTCCGGGAGATCGACCGGCACCGCGCCGCCGTCGCGATCTACCAGAAGGAGAGCAAGCAGCTCGTCGCGCAGGAGCGGTTCGGCTTTCTCGTCGAGTCGCAGCGCAGGTTCGAGAAGGCATGGCTGTCCACGCTGGAGCGCGGGGTCGCCGCCCGGGTCTTCCGGGCCGACCTCGACATGAGGCTCACCTACCGCTTCGTCCGCGACACCGTGTGGGTCGCCGCCTCCTGGTACCGGCCCGGCGGACAGCACAGCCCGGAGGAGATCGCCCGGCAGTACCTGTCGATGGTGCTGGACGGGATCGCCGTACGCGAATAG
- a CDS encoding SDR family oxidoreductase, protein MKNVEGPAYVPGHGLLRGRTAVVTAAAGAGIGGATARRFLEEGARVLISDAHARRLKEYEAELAGAFTPDAVAALPCDVTDEGQVRALFDTAVRLHGRLDIVVNNAGLGGTAPLVDMTDDQWTHVLDVTLNGTFRCTRAALRLMKESGGGVVVNNASVVGWRAQPGQAHYAAAKAGVMALTRCAAVEAAEFGVRVNAVSPSLAMHPHLVKVTTAELLEELTAREAFGRYAEPWEVANVIVFLASDYSSYMTGETVSVSSQRA, encoded by the coding sequence ATGAAGAACGTCGAGGGTCCGGCGTACGTTCCCGGGCACGGCCTGCTCCGCGGACGCACCGCCGTCGTCACCGCGGCGGCCGGCGCGGGCATCGGTGGAGCGACCGCGCGGCGCTTCCTGGAGGAGGGCGCCCGCGTCCTCATCAGCGACGCCCACGCCCGCCGCCTCAAGGAGTACGAGGCCGAGCTGGCCGGGGCGTTCACCCCGGACGCCGTCGCCGCGCTGCCGTGCGACGTCACCGACGAGGGGCAGGTGCGGGCACTCTTCGACACGGCCGTACGGCTGCACGGCCGCCTCGACATCGTCGTCAACAACGCCGGGCTCGGCGGCACCGCACCCCTCGTCGACATGACCGACGACCAGTGGACCCACGTCCTGGACGTCACCCTCAACGGCACCTTCCGGTGCACCCGCGCGGCCCTGCGGCTGATGAAGGAGAGCGGCGGCGGGGTCGTCGTCAACAACGCCTCGGTCGTCGGCTGGCGCGCCCAGCCAGGCCAGGCGCACTACGCCGCCGCGAAGGCGGGCGTGATGGCGCTGACCCGGTGTGCGGCGGTGGAGGCCGCCGAGTTCGGGGTGCGGGTCAACGCCGTCTCGCCGAGCCTCGCCATGCATCCGCACCTCGTGAAGGTGACGACCGCCGAGCTGCTGGAGGAGCTGACCGCACGCGAGGCCTTCGGGCGGTACGCCGAGCCCTGGGAGGTGGCCAACGTGATCGTGTTCCTCGCGTCGGACTACTCCTCGTACATGACCGGCGAGACCGTGTCGGTCAGCAGCCAGCGGGCCTGA